TACTTTGGCGCAAGGATAATTGGCATGTTTAAGATAATCAAATGGTTACTAATAGGTTTGTTTGTTGTGATGTTACTCGCAACGGGGCTTGTTTATGGTGTACTAAACTTAAGTTTACCGGCACTTGATGGTCGCGGTAAAAGCGACGCGATTTCGCAATCAGTTAAGATTGAGCGAGATACCCTAGGACAGGCTGTTATTCATGCCGAAAACCGTTTAGATGCGGCTTATGCCCTTGGTTTTGCGCATGGACAAGACCGATTTTTTCAAATGGATTTATTGCGCCGCAATGCTGCAGGTGAACTAAGTGAGTTATTTGGTAAAGCTGCTATTGGGCTTGATAAAAAAATGCGCTTTCACCAGTTACGTAAACGTAGTCAGATTGCTGTTGCGCAATTACCTGCTAACGATAAAGCGCTATTAAAAGCGTACGCGAATGGGGTTAATGAGGGCCATGCGCAAGTAGGTTTCGATAGCTTTGAATATTTACTCACTGGCGCTGAAGCAAAGCCTTGGCAAAGTGAAGACAGCTTACTAATCATTTTTAGTATGTATTTAGATTTACAAACGGCCACCTTTGAGCGCGACAAAACACTTATCGAAATCGAAGATCTATACGGTAAGGCGATGGTCGACTTTATTACTCAGCCTAGCCTTTATCAAGCGGCACTCGACAACAGTCAATTAGCGCCTTATGACGGCGGTATTCCTAACCTTAAAGGTGCTCAATGGGCTATGACTGAGATTGCAGACCGAAAGGAGCTTGGTAGTAATAACTGGGCGGTTACTGGGCAGTTAACTGAAACTGGTGCTGCAATGTTGTCTGACGATATGCATTTATCGTTTGCTGTGCCAATTATTTGGTACCGTGCCCAGCTCAATTACCCACTCAATGGTGAAATGCAGCAAATCACCGGTGTGTCACTACCTGGGGCTCCTGCCATTGTTGTTGGTACCAATAATAAGATAGCTTGGGGATTCACCAATGGTTATCTAGATACAGCCGACTGGATAGCTCTTGAGAGTAAAGAGAAAACCTGGCAGATAGATGAACCTATCTTACTCAATGACGGCAACAGCGAAAATTACGCTTTAACCATGAGTGAGTATGGCCCAGTTACAGAAATCAACGGCAAACCTTATGCGCTAAGTTGGGTTGCCCACCATGAGTATGCGGTTGATATGGAGCTGCTTAAGCTTGAGCAGGCAAACAATGTTGATGATGCACTAGCGCTTGCGGCTGAAGTGGGTATTCCTGTACAAAATTTGATGGTTGTTGATGATAAAGGTAATGCAGCCTGGAAGAATATGGGAGCTGTGCCTGCCCGTAAAGAGCCCCATCAATTAGCGGTGGCTGAGCAAGC
Above is a window of Pseudoalteromonas shioyasakiensis DNA encoding:
- a CDS encoding penicillin acylase family protein, with product MFKIIKWLLIGLFVVMLLATGLVYGVLNLSLPALDGRGKSDAISQSVKIERDTLGQAVIHAENRLDAAYALGFAHGQDRFFQMDLLRRNAAGELSELFGKAAIGLDKKMRFHQLRKRSQIAVAQLPANDKALLKAYANGVNEGHAQVGFDSFEYLLTGAEAKPWQSEDSLLIIFSMYLDLQTATFERDKTLIEIEDLYGKAMVDFITQPSLYQAALDNSQLAPYDGGIPNLKGAQWAMTEIADRKELGSNNWAVTGQLTETGAAMLSDDMHLSFAVPIIWYRAQLNYPLNGEMQQITGVSLPGAPAIVVGTNNKIAWGFTNGYLDTADWIALESKEKTWQIDEPILLNDGNSENYALTMSEYGPVTEINGKPYALSWVAHHEYAVDMELLKLEQANNVDDALALAAEVGIPVQNLMVVDDKGNAAWKNMGAVPARKEPHQLAVAEQAYPAQWHENETQRPFVKNPESGRLWTGNSRVVSAEDDQRFGNGAYAMGARSAQIRDRLFEKQQFNEQDFYDLQHDNEARFLTSWHKLLVKQLSTAGDKYALYLKELNNWQACACSDSIGYTLVKRYRSEVINGLFSPLENKLKALDSSLKPVKRDLEPAVWQLIEAQPEAWLNPEYANWQQQMIGAFDRVITKLTEQYGNNPHSWEWGKVNELVIEHPFAKQIPALKSLLNMPTEPGFGDTFMPSVQGRSFGASQRFIVQPGHLDKAIMAIPGGQSGHPLSEFYRAGFNDYISNGLTPLLPQEIAHSITIDAVN